A window of the Ogataea parapolymorpha DL-1 chromosome V, whole genome shotgun sequence genome harbors these coding sequences:
- a CDS encoding NAD-dependent protein deacetylase HST2, translated as MEKKIQKVADILKKDDVKVTFFVGAGISTSCGIPDFRSPKTGLYSNLKRLQLPYPEAVFDIDYFRRNPKAFYTLAEELYPGKFVPSKFHYFIRLCQDKKKLKRCYTQNIDTLERLAGVKDEFIVEAHGSFAKNHCIDCDAEMETEELKKQMKSKIPTCAKCKGYVKPDIVFFGEALPPKFFDRWDEDSSSKMDLALVAGTSLAVYPFAGLPAEVSKDCTRVLINREQCGDFKANPRKSDILLLESCDKVVEQLAKLLGWEEELDALVEQGRTALKDNKLHIPATEEELEKKVLAEAEAIAKVEREEEAKEEEEIDQLADTLKNVKVDN; from the coding sequence AtggaaaagaagatccagaaagTGGCTGACATCctcaagaaagacgacGTCAAGGTCACGTTCTTTGTTGGGGCCGGGATCTCCACGAGTTGCGGTATCCCCGACTTCCGCTCGCCAAAGACAGGACTATACTCGAACCTCAAGAGGCTCCAGCTGCCTTATCCGGAGGCGGTGTTTGACATCGACTATTTCCGCAGAAACCCCAAGGCATTCTACACACTGGCAGAGGAGCTGTATCCGGGCAAGTTTGTGCCCAGCAAGTTCCACTACTTCATCAGATTGTGTCAGGATAAAAAGAAGCTGAAGCGTTGCTACACCCAGAACATCGACACGTTGGAGCGCCTGGCAGGCGTGAAGGACGAGTTTATCGTGGAGGCACACGGCTCGTTTGCCAAAAACCACTGTATCGACTGTGATGCCGAGATGGAAAccgaggagctcaagaagcagATGAAGAGCAAGATTCCAACATGTGCTAAGTGTAAAGGCTATGTGAAGCCGGACATTGTGTTTTTCGGCGAGGCCCTGCCTCCAAAGTTTTTCGACAGATGGGACGAGGATTCGTCATCAAAGATGGATCTGgctctcgtcgctggcACCTCCTTGGCGGTGTATCCGTTTGCTGGTCTTCCTGCCGAGGTGAGCAAAGATTGCACGAGAGTGCTGATCAACAGAGAACAATGCGGCGATTTCAAGGCCAACCCGCGCAAGTCGGATATCTTGCTGCTTGAGAGCTGCGACAAGGttgtcgagcagctggctAAACTGCTGGGATGGGAAGAAGAGCTCGATGCGCTGGTGGAGCAGGGAAGAACGGCCCTGAAAGACAACAAGCTGCACATTCCAGCGACCGAGGAGGAACTGGAAAAGAAGGTGCTAGCGGAAGCGGAGGCCATCGCAAAGGTGGAAAGAGAGGAAGAGGcgaaggaggaggaagagatcGACCAATTGGCAGACACACTGAAAAATGTCAAGGTGGACAACTAA